In Drosophila simulans strain w501 chromosome X, Prin_Dsim_3.1, whole genome shotgun sequence, one DNA window encodes the following:
- the LOC6725882 gene encoding pyrimidine-specific ribonucleoside hydrolase RihA isoform X2 has product MYRLARANPGQVDFLLCGPLTNFANCINLYGNSFLTKIGRVYIMGGNIFGKGNVTKSAEFNFMMDPEAAHITLERLLEPAIILPWEPCIDGEFDTTLDWRLNVLGAVDHPFIELLTRVERSMLEPRGFVKWISCDSLLTAAYLFPDAMIAEQRKYYATVELSGNHTRGQMVLDHLRGRKVDDIHGKKINVHIIRRLTSGATFRTIIAWTGFLPNADIAQLCA; this is encoded by the coding sequence ATGTACCGCCTGGCCAGAGCTAATCCCGGCCAAGTGGACTTCCTGCTGTGCGGACCACTTACCAACTTTGCCAACTGCATCAATCTGTATGGAAACTCATTTCTGACGAAGATTGGACGAGTCTATATAATGGGCGGCAACATTTTCGGCAAGGGCAATGTCACGAAAAGTGCCGAATTCAACTTCATGATGGATCCCGAGGCGGCGCACATTACCCTGGAGCGTCTGCTGGAGCCGGCGATTATCCTGCCCTGGGAGCCCTGCATCGATGGAGAGTTCGACACCACGCTCGACTGGCGACTGAATGTCCTCGGCGCTGTTGATCATCCCTTCATAGAGCTGCTCACGCGTGTGGAACGCTCCATGCTGGAGCCGCGAGGATTCGTCAAGTGGATCAGTTGTGACTCCCTGCTCACCGCCGCCTACCTCTTCCCGGATGCGATGATCGCCGAACAGCGGAAGTACTATGCCACCGTGGAGCTGAGTGGCAACCACACCCGTGGCCAGATGGTGCTGGATCACCTGCGCGGCCGGAAGGTGGACGACATCCATGGCAAGAAGATTAATGTGCACATCATTAGGCGCCTCACCAGTGGAGCGACCTTCCGCACGATCATCGCCTGGACGGGATTCCTTCCCAACGCCGATATCGCACAACTATGCGCTTAG